A region of the bacterium genome:
AGCACTGCTGTAGGTTATAAAAAATATAAAGAGAATTATGACTGGTATAAAAAGAACCAGAATGCTGTGTTGAATAGAACAAAATCCGTGTTTGAAACAGGGGTAAAAAAATGACACAAAAAGAAATAATTGAAAAGATAAAAAATAATTTCCAAAAAGTGGATATTAAAATTTTAGATGATCACCAATTTTCCGTTGGAATTAAAAAAGAGCAGAACATATCTGTTTTAGCCTTTCTTCAACTGCTCGGTTTTAAAGAATTAGCACTGTTAACAGCAGTTGATTGGATTGATGACGGTGAATTTGAGATTGTTTATAATCTCTTTTCCTATTCGGATAACCAACAGATATTGGTAAAAACTCGAATAAAAAGAGATAACCTCGATATTCAGTCAGTTGTAAATCTCTGGGAAACAGCCGAAATGTATGAAAGAGATACTCATGAATTTTTCGGTGTTAACTTTATTGGAAATGATAAACTTATGCCGCTATTTCTGCACAATTGGCTTGATATCCCTCCAATGAGAAAAGATTTTG
Encoded here:
- a CDS encoding NADH-quinone oxidoreductase subunit C; translated protein: MTQKEIIEKIKNNFQKVDIKILDDHQFSVGIKKEQNISVLAFLQLLGFKELALLTAVDWIDDGEFEIVYNLFSYSDNQQILVKTRIKRDNLDIQSVVNLWETAEMYERDTHEFFGVNFIGNDKLMPLFLHNWLDIPPMRKDFDSLAYSNEVYGKFKEERDK